A region of Kribbella sp. NBC_01245 DNA encodes the following proteins:
- a CDS encoding zinc-binding dehydrogenase — protein sequence MRAAVVTKFGGPEVIETQDRPEPVAGPGELVIEVVAADVIFVETQIRAGLHGEFFNVEPPYVPGSSVGGTVLSVGEGVDEGWIGKPVIGRHEGFGAHAERAVLPAAGVTEVPEGLWMTEAVAGFGDGWTAMVAFGNSGIKPSDSVLITAAAGGMGVLLIQLAKAAGATVIAAARGRTKLDLVKEQGADFAIDYSEPGWQKKVLDATGGKGVEVAFEGAGGEIGAQAFEAVATGGWISAHGAPSGGFAEIDPAEAARRGITVNGIAELHATIGKTDELAAHVLNAIAAGRLKPVIDRTFGLDEVRAAHEAIEARSLLGKALIVP from the coding sequence ATGCGCGCGGCTGTGGTGACGAAGTTCGGTGGACCCGAGGTGATCGAGACCCAGGATCGGCCCGAGCCGGTGGCGGGACCGGGTGAGCTGGTCATCGAGGTGGTGGCGGCGGACGTGATCTTCGTGGAGACGCAGATCCGGGCTGGTCTGCATGGCGAATTCTTCAACGTCGAGCCGCCGTACGTGCCGGGTAGTTCGGTCGGCGGCACTGTGCTCTCGGTCGGCGAGGGCGTCGACGAAGGGTGGATCGGTAAGCCGGTGATCGGGCGGCACGAAGGGTTCGGGGCGCACGCCGAGCGCGCCGTGCTGCCGGCGGCGGGTGTGACCGAGGTGCCGGAAGGGCTTTGGATGACCGAGGCGGTGGCGGGGTTCGGGGACGGGTGGACGGCGATGGTCGCGTTCGGCAATTCGGGTATCAAGCCCAGCGACTCGGTGTTGATCACGGCCGCGGCGGGCGGCATGGGCGTACTGCTGATTCAGCTGGCCAAGGCGGCCGGTGCGACCGTGATCGCGGCCGCTCGTGGTCGGACCAAGCTCGACCTGGTCAAGGAGCAGGGTGCGGATTTCGCGATCGACTACTCCGAGCCGGGCTGGCAGAAGAAGGTGCTGGACGCCACTGGCGGCAAGGGCGTCGAGGTCGCGTTCGAGGGCGCCGGTGGGGAGATCGGCGCGCAGGCGTTCGAGGCGGTCGCGACCGGCGGCTGGATCTCGGCGCATGGCGCACCGAGTGGTGGTTTCGCCGAGATCGACCCGGCCGAGGCGGCGCGCCGGGGGATCACGGTGAACGGTATCGCCGAGCTGCACGCCACGATCGGTAAGACCGACGAACTGGCAGCGCATGTTCTGAACGCCATCGCGGCCGGCCGGTTGAAGCCGGTGATCGATCGGACCTTCGGGCTGGACGAGGTACGTGCGGCGCATGAGGCGATCGAGGCGCGTTCCTTGCTGGGCAAGGCTTTGATCGTGCCTTGA
- a CDS encoding ABC transporter ATP-binding protein: protein MSEVLLQVRDLRISVSGLDVVRGLSLEVAAGEMLAVVGESGAGKSVTARAVLGLLPAGMRVTGSVRLDGTELVGAPQSAYRGLRGRRMAFIPQDALSVLSPVHTIGDQLALAIRSVQSLSRKTAREVAVAALDRVGIPDAARRARAYPHEFSGGMRQRAVIAMATVNDPALVIADEPTTALDPTVQARILGLLDELRAQSGTAVMLVTHDLAVAAAHADRILVMYAGRHVQSGPVGQVLADPRAPYTAGLIASLPPSRSTDRRLPAIGGTPATPGSLPPGCAFAPRCPAATDDCVVETPAPREIAPGHLVSCHRIDELPRRTTDLFEGIAG from the coding sequence ATGTCTGAGGTTTTGCTTCAGGTGCGCGATCTCCGCATCAGCGTGTCCGGCCTTGACGTCGTACGCGGGCTGTCGCTGGAGGTGGCTGCGGGGGAGATGCTTGCGGTCGTAGGCGAATCGGGCGCTGGGAAGTCGGTGACCGCGCGGGCCGTGCTCGGGCTGTTGCCCGCCGGGATGCGCGTCACCGGCAGCGTGCGCCTCGACGGTACGGAACTGGTTGGTGCTCCGCAGAGCGCTTATCGGGGGTTGCGTGGTCGCCGGATGGCGTTCATCCCGCAGGACGCGTTGTCCGTATTGAGTCCGGTCCACACCATCGGTGATCAACTCGCGCTCGCCATTCGCTCGGTCCAAAGTTTGAGCCGCAAGACTGCTCGGGAGGTCGCGGTGGCGGCGCTCGACCGCGTCGGCATCCCGGACGCTGCTCGGCGTGCCCGGGCGTACCCGCACGAGTTTTCTGGCGGAATGCGTCAGCGCGCGGTCATCGCGATGGCGACCGTCAACGACCCGGCGCTGGTCATCGCGGACGAGCCGACCACCGCGCTCGACCCGACGGTCCAGGCCCGGATCCTTGGCCTGCTGGACGAATTGCGCGCGCAATCCGGTACGGCGGTCATGCTCGTAACGCACGACCTCGCCGTTGCGGCCGCGCACGCCGATCGGATCCTGGTGATGTACGCCGGACGACATGTCCAGTCCGGACCGGTCGGCCAGGTGCTGGCAGACCCGCGTGCGCCGTACACCGCGGGCCTCATCGCCTCCCTGCCACCCTCTCGCTCGACCGATAGGCGGCTGCCGGCGATCGGGGGCACGCCCGCGACTCCCGGTTCGTTGCCGCCAGGATGTGCCTTCGCGCCGCGCTGCCCGGCCGCGACCGACGACTGCGTGGTCGAAACCCCCGCACCTCGTGAGATCGCGCCGGGCCATCTCGTCTCGTGCCATCGGATCGACGAGCTGCCACGACGTACGACGGACTTGTTCGAGGGGATCGCCGGATGA
- a CDS encoding ATP-binding cassette domain-containing protein: MIAPLLDVRDLTVRYPSRGRRTSSVLAVDGVSFSVQAGETLALVGESGSGKSSTAAAILMLRRPEGGSVRFEGRELTDLDERDLRAVRPGLQPVFQDPYGSLSPRRTAYDSVAEPLRVQGRWDPVTGPARVTELLDLVQLDRGVAERMPHELSGGQCQRVGIARALASEPRLLVLDEPVSALDPSVRAGVINLLTDLQDELGLAQLLICHDLALVRHVAHRVAVLQHGRIVEQGSARQVCDEPSHSHTRELLASVVDINLC, encoded by the coding sequence ATGATCGCGCCACTGCTCGACGTACGGGACCTCACTGTCAGGTATCCGTCACGCGGCCGACGGACATCATCCGTCCTCGCGGTGGACGGAGTTTCGTTCAGCGTACAGGCGGGCGAAACCCTTGCGCTGGTTGGCGAATCGGGCTCGGGCAAATCCAGCACCGCCGCGGCCATCCTGATGTTGCGCCGGCCCGAAGGCGGGTCGGTTCGGTTCGAGGGCCGCGAACTCACCGACCTCGACGAGCGGGACCTGCGCGCCGTACGGCCAGGGCTGCAACCCGTCTTCCAGGATCCGTACGGTTCGCTCAGCCCACGGCGGACGGCGTACGACTCGGTGGCGGAACCGCTTCGCGTGCAAGGCCGGTGGGATCCGGTGACCGGGCCGGCCCGAGTGACCGAACTCCTCGATCTCGTCCAGCTCGATCGTGGCGTTGCCGAGCGGATGCCGCACGAGTTGTCCGGTGGGCAGTGCCAACGGGTCGGCATCGCGCGCGCCCTCGCCAGTGAGCCGCGGCTGCTGGTGCTCGACGAACCGGTGTCCGCGCTCGACCCGTCCGTGCGGGCAGGCGTGATCAACCTGCTGACCGACTTGCAGGACGAGCTCGGGCTGGCGCAGTTGCTGATTTGCCACGATCTGGCGTTGGTACGGCACGTCGCGCACCGGGTCGCCGTACTGCAGCACGGCCGGATCGTCGAGCAGGGATCGGCTCGCCAGGTGTGCGATGAGCCGAGTCATTCGCATACGCGCGAGCTGCTCGCATCCGTGGTTGACATCAACCTTTGTTGA